AGCTGAACGGGAAATACACGGCAACCTCGTCACCCTGCTCCAGGCCCGGGAAGGCCTCGAAATTGTCGCGGGTGACGAAACCGATCAACCGCGCCTTCGGTGCATCGAACTCCACCATCACCACGCGATTGAACTGCTCGCCCGGGTCGCGGGACACGAAGCCGAGGAAATCGCGCACGGCGTTGTATACCGTCTTGACCAGCGGGATCCGCGCGAACAGGCCGTCCCACCAGGCGAAGATCTTCTGGAACAGCCACGCCTTGGTTGCCAGTCCCACGGCGAAGGTCAGCAGGATGCCCAGCGCGATACCGACGCCGGGGATGTAGAGCTTCTCGCCGAACAGCGCCTTGTACAGGCCGCCGAGGAAGGTTTCGAAGCTGGTGCCCAGCCACCACACCACCCACAGCGAAATGACGACCGGCAGCAGCGCGGCCAGGCCGGTGAAGAAGATTTTGCTTAACGCACCCATGTTCATGCTGTCCACGTTGTGACGAAAACTGCCCCTACTCTACACTGAGTGCAGCACCGCTACCCATCCCTCTCCCACGTCACTGTTCACAGGGGTTCTCGATGACGACTGCACTGGTCTGGTTCCGCCGCGACTTCCGACTGCACGACAACGCGGCCTTGACGGCGGCACTGGCGGCGGCGGATACGGTGATCCCGGTCTACCTGCATGCACCCGAGGAAGAGGAGGCGCAGGGCGAGCGCTGGGAAGCGACCGGGGCCGCGGCCTGGTGGCTGCATCATTCCCTGCGGGCTTTGAAAAAGGACTTGCGCGATTCAGGCAGCAACCTGGTCATCCGTCGTTGCACGGAGTCCCTGCTTGAATTGCAAAAGCTGATCGACGCAACCGGCGCCGAGGTCGTGCACTGGAACCGCCTCTACGAACCGCACACCGTGGCGCGCGATGCGCAGATCAAGCAGGCGCTGGGCGAGGCGGGCATCGAGGCCGTGTCGCATGCCGGCTGCCTGTTGCACGAACCCACGATGCAGAAGACCAAGACCGGCAACCCGTTCAAGGTGTTCACGCCGTTCTGGAAATCGACCCGGCCATCGCTCGACATCGGCACCCCTGGTGGCAAACCTCGCGAACTGCGTGCGCCATCGAGCTGGCCGCAGACAATGCGGGTTCGGGAGCTCGAATTGCTGCCGGACATCAATTGGCATGACAGCATTGCGGCTGCCTGGCAGCCGGGCGAGGAGGGCGCGAGCGCATTGCTGCA
Above is a genomic segment from Gammaproteobacteria bacterium containing:
- a CDS encoding DUF502 domain-containing protein, yielding MGALSKIFFTGLAALLPVVISLWVVWWLGTSFETFLGGLYKALFGEKLYIPGVGIALGILLTFAVGLATKAWLFQKIFAWWDGLFARIPLVKTVYNAVRDFLGFVSRDPGEQFNRVVMVEFDAPKARLIGFVTRDNFEAFPGLEQGDEVAVYFPFSYQIGGYTLFLPKERLQPLDMKMEEAMRFVITAGLTNPSGNASGSGDNKDKP